The proteins below come from a single Spirochaetaceae bacterium genomic window:
- a CDS encoding type II toxin-antitoxin system VapC family toxin, giving the protein MTFALDTNRYGDFCAGDRDVLDRVQLAERIVLPFVTLAELRAGFRCGTRAAENERVLQRFLTRPRVDVLYASDDTTRHYAQLFAQLRNQGTPIPVNDLWIAALVMEHGLHLYSRDSHFDHLPQLPRVE; this is encoded by the coding sequence TTGACGTTCGCGCTGGACACCAACCGCTACGGCGACTTCTGCGCCGGTGACCGGGACGTCCTGGATCGCGTGCAGTTGGCCGAGCGGATCGTGTTGCCATTCGTGACTCTCGCGGAGCTGCGTGCCGGCTTCCGGTGCGGCACCAGGGCCGCCGAAAACGAGCGCGTCCTGCAGCGCTTCCTCACTCGGCCTCGCGTAGACGTGCTCTACGCCAGTGACGACACCACCCGGCACTATGCGCAACTCTTCGCGCAGCTTCGCAATCAGGGCACGCCGATCCCGGTGAACGACCTCTGGATCGCCGCCCTGGTCATGGAGCACGGTTTGCATCTCTACTCCCGCGACAGTCACTTCGACCATCTGCCGCAGCTCCCGCGCGTGGAATGA